Proteins from a genomic interval of Clostridium cochlearium:
- the fliF gene encoding flagellar basal-body MS-ring/collar protein FliF, translating into MNKLSQWFNTLKDKIKNLSKKKKIAYGAIAVGIIGALISGIVYISKPKYAILFSNMEQEDMGAVYNKLKENKENFKVDGNTILVPKEKVDSLRMEVMSQVPIKNGSNGFELLDKNKFGATEEEMKINYQRALQGEIERTIKGFPEVENVRVHLVMPEDSVFIKDDTPAKASITLKLKPYKKLTDDQVRAIVALVSGSVKNLPKENVEINDTNQILTKNLFDEDEFDSSESVQKQQGIKKQYEKTLEDKVTSMLEAVYGKERAKVKVNADLNFDAIQDESTLYDPKNVVVSEKNIKETTPGGNNLATGGSPVDDNMRNRAGDNEDDALVTHEENVKNYEVSERKNKTIRAPGSVRRLTVSVVLDGNLDNATRNAVQNTVQSAVGYNEQRGDTISVEGLPFDTAYKERIQKDKEAMEEELAREKKMKLYKILAALGVIALIIIIGILVKRRRDKEDEELLNEGLDVVIDDEIKEEKPKFKPIQLEEESEGAYIEKEIRKYATEKPDQVSEIIKAWLAEDER; encoded by the coding sequence ATGAACAAGCTGTCCCAATGGTTTAATACTTTAAAAGATAAGATTAAAAATTTAAGTAAAAAAAAGAAAATTGCCTATGGAGCCATTGCAGTGGGAATTATAGGAGCCTTAATAAGTGGAATTGTTTATATTTCTAAACCTAAATACGCAATATTATTCTCAAATATGGAACAAGAAGACATGGGAGCTGTATATAACAAACTAAAAGAAAATAAAGAAAATTTTAAAGTGGATGGAAATACCATACTTGTCCCCAAAGAAAAAGTAGACAGCCTCAGAATGGAGGTAATGTCGCAGGTACCTATAAAAAATGGAAGTAATGGATTTGAATTATTAGATAAAAACAAATTTGGAGCTACAGAAGAAGAAATGAAAATAAATTATCAAAGGGCGTTACAAGGAGAAATTGAAAGAACTATTAAAGGTTTTCCAGAAGTTGAAAATGTAAGAGTACATTTAGTAATGCCAGAAGATAGTGTATTTATAAAGGACGATACCCCAGCAAAGGCATCTATAACATTAAAATTAAAACCCTATAAAAAACTTACAGACGATCAAGTAAGGGCAATAGTTGCACTAGTATCAGGCAGTGTGAAAAATCTACCAAAGGAAAATGTAGAGATAAATGATACAAATCAAATACTTACAAAGAATTTATTTGATGAAGATGAATTTGATTCTTCAGAATCTGTACAAAAGCAACAGGGTATAAAAAAACAATATGAAAAAACCCTAGAGGATAAAGTTACATCAATGTTAGAAGCTGTTTATGGCAAGGAAAGAGCTAAAGTAAAAGTAAATGCAGATTTAAACTTTGATGCAATACAAGATGAATCAACTTTATATGATCCTAAAAATGTAGTGGTTAGTGAGAAGAATATTAAAGAAACTACACCAGGTGGAAATAATTTAGCAACAGGTGGAAGTCCAGTAGATGATAATATGAGAAATAGAGCTGGAGATAATGAAGATGATGCTTTAGTAACCCATGAGGAAAATGTAAAAAACTATGAAGTATCAGAAAGGAAAAATAAAACCATAAGAGCACCAGGAAGTGTAAGAAGGCTTACAGTTTCAGTGGTATTAGATGGTAATTTAGATAATGCTACAAGAAATGCTGTACAAAATACAGTACAATCAGCGGTAGGTTACAACGAACAAAGAGGAGACACTATAAGTGTAGAAGGTCTTCCATTTGATACTGCTTATAAAGAAAGAATACAAAAAGATAAAGAAGCTATGGAAGAAGAACTTGCAAGAGAGAAGAAGATGAAGTTATATAAGATATTAGCAGCACTAGGTGTAATAGCACTTATAATTATAATTGGAATTTTAGTTAAGAGAAGAAGAGATAAAGAAGATGAAGAATTACTAAATGAAGGATTAGATGTTGTAATTGATGATGAAATTAAAGAAGAAAAACCTAAATTTAAACCTATCCAGTTAGAAGAGGAAAGCGAAGGAGCTTATATAGAAAAAGAAATAAGAAAATATGCAACAGAAAAGCCAGACCAAGTTTCTGAAATTATAAAAGCTTGGTTAGCAGAAGATGAGAGGTGA
- the fliE gene encoding flagellar hook-basal body complex protein FliE has product MKVNEFIPSNMIFKNQFNNNKVEHKKEENNDFVHMLKNKLDQVNEKQIKAEETTSSFLRGEETDIHTVMLDSEEAKLSVELAVQVRNKLIEAYQELNRMQL; this is encoded by the coding sequence TTGAAAGTTAATGAATTTATACCAAGTAATATGATTTTTAAGAACCAATTCAACAACAATAAAGTAGAACATAAAAAAGAAGAAAATAATGATTTTGTTCATATGTTAAAAAATAAACTAGATCAAGTCAATGAAAAGCAAATAAAGGCAGAAGAAACTACTAGTAGTTTCCTTAGAGGAGAGGAAACAGATATACATACAGTTATGTTAGATTCGGAAGAGGCTAAATTATCCGTAGAACTAGCAGTTCAAGTTAGAAATAAATTAATAGAAGCATATCAGGAGTTGAATAGAATGCAGTTATAG
- the flgC gene encoding flagellar basal body rod protein FlgC, with product MKIFNNMRISASGLSAERLRIDTIASNIVNSRSTRGKNGQPYRRKVAIFQENLTKEINKQTGKREETLNGVKAIGIEEDQSEFRRVYEPSHPDADENGYVLMPNVNILNEMADMIAATRSYEASVDAINSSKSMFMKALEIGR from the coding sequence ATGAAAATATTTAATAACATGCGAATAAGCGCCAGTGGACTATCGGCAGAGAGATTGAGAATAGATACTATAGCTTCCAATATTGTTAATTCCAGAAGTACAAGGGGGAAAAATGGACAGCCCTATAGAAGAAAAGTCGCAATATTTCAAGAAAATCTAACAAAAGAAATTAATAAGCAAACTGGAAAAAGAGAAGAAACACTAAATGGTGTTAAGGCTATAGGAATAGAAGAAGATCAATCAGAATTTAGAAGAGTATATGAGCCAAGCCATCCAGATGCAGATGAAAATGGATATGTTTTAATGCCAAATGTGAATATATTAAATGAAATGGCAGATATGATAGCAGCTACAAGATCTTACGAAGCTAGTGTAGATGCTATAAACTCATCAAAAAGTATGTTTATGAAAGCATTAGAAATAGGAAGGTAG
- the flgB gene encoding flagellar basal body rod protein FlgB, producing MKDISLTANNAIDRQNYQLIKKSLDVSSARGRVINNNISNANVKGYKRHYVEFEENLKKNKEDLDLKFTKNKHISTESEYGKMEIKRDDISSMREDGNNVDIDIEKVNQAANTLMYNALISQLNNRISTKRYIISNK from the coding sequence GTGAAAGATATTTCTTTAACAGCAAATAACGCCATAGATAGACAAAATTATCAACTAATTAAAAAGTCTTTAGATGTATCAAGTGCTAGAGGAAGAGTTATAAATAACAATATTTCTAATGCCAATGTAAAAGGATACAAGAGACATTATGTAGAATTTGAAGAAAATCTAAAGAAAAATAAAGAAGATTTAGATTTAAAATTCACAAAAAATAAACATATATCTACAGAATCAGAGTATGGAAAGATGGAAATTAAAAGAGATGATATCAGTAGTATGCGAGAAGATGGCAACAATGTAGATATAGATATAGAAAAAGTAAATCAAGCAGCAAATACCTTAATGTACAATGCACTTATATCACAACTTAATAATAGAATATCAACAAAAAGATACATAATTAGTAATAAATAA
- a CDS encoding flagellin — MRLNHNLASLNVYRGYLKNLKSNSVAMKKVSSGVKIQSAKDDPNNLAKSERMRLNIRGLQMANRNVQDGVSMLQSADGSLSSINAILGRIRELTVQYGNGSNSEEDKEIIKKEIDQMIEGCEDIVNNSEFNGVKLFKDGGKKPMQLGTEVGDSMEVEFFNLEKKLEDLKDLKDLKSTKGLDTDKALGKIDGAINTIVDVRSKYGAIMNKFEDTMNNLSSFELATQESESRVRDADIAEEMVEVARTNILLEAGRAIMVQTNQLPQDMLRILENVRAK; from the coding sequence ATGAGATTGAATCATAACTTAGCATCTTTGAATGTTTATAGAGGATATTTAAAAAATTTAAAGAGCAACAGTGTGGCAATGAAGAAAGTTTCCTCAGGAGTAAAGATACAGTCTGCTAAGGATGACCCTAATAATTTAGCTAAAAGCGAAAGAATGAGATTGAATATAAGAGGACTTCAAATGGCTAATAGAAATGTACAGGATGGAGTTAGTATGCTACAGTCAGCAGATGGCTCACTAAGCTCTATTAATGCTATATTAGGTAGAATTAGAGAACTAACTGTACAATATGGCAATGGAAGCAATTCAGAAGAAGACAAGGAAATTATAAAAAAAGAAATAGACCAAATGATAGAGGGTTGTGAAGATATTGTAAATAATTCTGAATTCAATGGGGTAAAATTATTTAAAGATGGGGGTAAAAAGCCCATGCAGTTAGGAACAGAGGTAGGAGATTCTATGGAAGTAGAATTTTTTAACTTAGAAAAAAAACTGGAAGACTTAAAGGACTTAAAGGACTTAAAGAGTACAAAGGGCCTTGATACTGATAAGGCATTAGGAAAAATAGATGGTGCTATAAATACTATAGTAGACGTTAGAAGTAAATATGGTGCCATTATGAATAAGTTTGAAGATACTATGAATAATTTAAGTTCCTTTGAATTAGCTACTCAGGAATCTGAAAGTAGAGTAAGAGATGCAGATATAGCAGAGGAAATGGTAGAAGTTGCTAGAACTAATATACTTTTAGAAGCAGGTAGAGCTATTATGGTACAGACTAATCAACTACCACAGGATATGCTTAGAATATTAGAAAATGTTAGAGCTAAATAA
- a CDS encoding DegV family protein, with amino-acid sequence MNTVLLTDSSCDLPLEYIEENHVKFLSLTYNLSYGSFPDDFGKTMSHEKFYNELRNGELSTTSQINAYSFKKCFEKLIKENKSILYLGFSSVLSGCINSAEIAKNELLEEYPNADITIINTKSAAIGQGLLIRKAVEMLKNGSSKEDIISWIETYKYHMNHWFIVDDLMYLKRGGRLSTISSAIGSLMNIKPMLTLNNEGAIVNVTNIRGRKKAIKSLLEMYEKNRENFEDETIGISHSDCLEDAKYLKELILEKYNIKNILIAPIGPVIGSHTGPNTLALCFLGKKREK; translated from the coding sequence ATGAATACTGTACTTTTAACAGATTCTAGTTGCGATTTGCCTTTAGAATATATAGAAGAAAACCACGTAAAATTTTTAAGCTTAACTTATAATTTAAGTTACGGAAGTTTTCCAGATGACTTTGGTAAAACCATGAGTCATGAAAAATTCTATAATGAATTAAGAAATGGTGAATTATCAACTACGTCTCAAATAAATGCCTATTCTTTTAAGAAATGTTTTGAAAAACTTATAAAAGAAAATAAATCCATATTGTATTTGGGATTTTCTTCTGTATTAAGTGGGTGCATAAATAGCGCAGAAATTGCAAAAAATGAACTTTTAGAAGAATATCCTAATGCAGATATAACAATTATTAATACTAAGAGTGCTGCCATTGGCCAAGGACTCTTAATACGTAAAGCTGTGGAAATGCTTAAAAACGGTTCATCTAAAGAAGACATTATATCTTGGATAGAAACCTATAAATATCATATGAATCATTGGTTTATTGTAGATGATTTAATGTATTTAAAAAGAGGTGGACGCCTTTCAACAATTTCTTCTGCTATAGGGTCTCTAATGAATATAAAACCTATGTTAACTTTGAACAATGAAGGTGCTATTGTAAATGTAACTAATATTCGTGGAAGAAAAAAAGCTATAAAGTCTCTTTTAGAAATGTATGAAAAAAACAGAGAAAACTTTGAAGATGAAACAATAGGTATAAGTCACAGTGATTGCTTAGAAGATGCTAAGTATTTAAAAGAGCTAATTTTAGAAAAATATAATATTAAAAATATATTAATTGCACCTATAGGGCCTGTAATAGGTTCTCATACAGGTCCTAATACATTAGCTTTATGTTTTTTAGGCAAAAAAAGAGAAAAATAA
- a CDS encoding single-stranded DNA-binding protein produces the protein MNKVMLIGRLARDSELRYVGEENKPVLNLILAVQRPYLNSNGEREVDFIPVSYWRRSAQTLHPYLTKGKLISILGRINIRVLEREDGTKRYITQITSEEIQFLDYGKKKEESKEENTKIS, from the coding sequence ATGAATAAAGTTATGTTAATTGGAAGATTGGCAAGGGATTCTGAATTAAGGTATGTAGGAGAAGAAAATAAACCAGTTTTAAATTTAATCTTAGCTGTCCAAAGACCTTATTTAAATTCTAATGGAGAAAGAGAAGTGGATTTTATTCCAGTATCTTATTGGAGAAGATCGGCACAAACTCTGCACCCCTATTTAACAAAAGGAAAATTAATAAGTATATTAGGTAGAATAAATATAAGAGTATTAGAAAGAGAGGATGGAACTAAAAGATATATAACGCAAATAACATCAGAGGAAATTCAATTCTTAGATTATGGTAAGAAAAAAGAAGAGAGTAAAGAAGAAAATACAAAAATTAGTTAA
- a CDS encoding gamma carbonic anhydrase family protein translates to MIKNFNDKVPRIHESSFIEDTACIIGDVTIEEDVSIWFNAVLRGDHNSIYIGKHSNVQDNCTLHVDDDFEINIGEGVTIGHNAILHGCEIGNNSLIGMGSIILNGAKIGENTIVGAGTLVPQGKTFPSGVLLLGSPAKVVRNLSIDEIENNKKAAESYMELFKMY, encoded by the coding sequence TTGATTAAAAATTTTAACGATAAAGTTCCAAGAATACATGAAAGTTCTTTTATAGAAGATACTGCTTGCATAATAGGAGATGTAACCATAGAGGAAGATGTTAGTATATGGTTTAATGCTGTTTTAAGAGGAGATCATAATAGCATTTATATAGGTAAGCACAGTAATGTTCAAGACAATTGCACTTTGCATGTGGATGATGATTTTGAAATAAATATAGGAGAAGGTGTTACAATAGGCCACAATGCCATATTACATGGTTGTGAAATAGGAAATAATTCTTTAATTGGCATGGGAAGTATTATTTTAAATGGTGCTAAAATAGGAGAAAACACTATAGTTGGAGCTGGTACATTAGTTCCTCAAGGAAAAACTTTCCCATCTGGTGTACTTTTATTGGGAAGTCCCGCAAAAGTAGTAAGAAATTTATCTATTGACGAAATAGAAAATAATAAAAAAGCAGCTGAATCATATATGGAACTTTTCAAAATGTATTAA
- a CDS encoding ABC transporter ATP-binding protein, translating into MELAVKIEGLNKIFNKKKVLDNLSLEIEEDKIYGLVGKNGAGKSTLLKIISCYYVKNSGKVEVFGEEPFENEKILSQICFTSSDRVLPSYLKIGEILNILKEFYPNWDEKFRKELIKKFELDENKVFDSLSKGMKAMVNLIIGLASRAPLTIYDEPYSGLDPVYREVFYKILLEDYEKNPRTIIFSTHYLDEVSRLFENLIIMDRGRVLLNEEMDCLREKSFYIKGEKDVIEEIEGDLNVINSEVYGNSKILWVFQQIADNLKEELINKNLSIEPLGVQKLFVGLSLKDIENR; encoded by the coding sequence ATGGAATTGGCTGTAAAAATAGAAGGGTTAAATAAAATATTTAACAAAAAAAAGGTTTTAGATAATCTATCCTTAGAAATTGAAGAAGATAAGATATATGGATTAGTAGGAAAAAATGGTGCTGGAAAATCTACTCTCTTAAAAATAATATCCTGTTATTATGTAAAAAATTCAGGAAAAGTAGAAGTTTTTGGAGAAGAACCCTTTGAAAATGAAAAAATACTTTCTCAAATATGTTTCACATCATCAGATAGAGTACTTCCTTCCTATTTAAAAATAGGCGAAATTTTAAATATACTAAAAGAGTTTTATCCTAATTGGGATGAAAAATTTAGAAAGGAATTAATAAAAAAATTTGAATTAGATGAAAACAAAGTTTTTGATTCTCTTTCAAAAGGTATGAAAGCCATGGTTAATTTAATAATAGGACTTGCTAGCAGAGCGCCTTTAACCATATATGACGAACCTTATTCTGGACTAGATCCCGTTTATAGAGAGGTGTTTTATAAAATATTATTAGAAGATTATGAAAAGAATCCTAGAACTATAATATTTTCCACGCATTATTTAGATGAAGTAAGCAGATTATTTGAAAATTTAATTATAATGGATAGGGGACGGGTATTGTTAAATGAAGAAATGGATTGCCTAAGAGAAAAGTCCTTTTATATAAAGGGAGAAAAAGATGTTATAGAAGAAATCGAGGGGGATTTAAATGTAATAAATTCTGAAGTGTATGGAAATAGTAAAATCCTCTGGGTATTTCAACAAATTGCCGATAATTTAAAAGAGGAGCTTATAAATAAAAACCTATCAATAGAACCTCTAGGAGTTCAAAAGCTATTTGTAGGATTATCCTTAAAGGATATTGAAAACAGGTGA